A part of Octopus sinensis linkage group LG7, ASM634580v1, whole genome shotgun sequence genomic DNA contains:
- the LOC115214250 gene encoding cytochrome b-c1 complex subunit 8, with the protein MGKMFGNLHHISGVITYSLSPFEQKAFAGAISHGVPNMWNRFKGQAFRVLPPLIFCYLVYDYGEKLHSDSLKKNPKDFENDE; encoded by the exons ATGGGTAAAATGTTTGGAAATCTCCACCACATTAGTGGTGTCATTACCTACAGTCTATCTCCATTTGAACAGAAGGCATTTGCTGGAGCTATTTCTCATGGAGTCCCAAATATGTGGAATCGCTTCAAGGGCCAAGCCTTTCGAGTTTTGCCTC CATTGATTTTTTGTTACTTGGTCTATGACTATGGAGAGAAACTACACAGTGATTCCTTGAAGAAGAACCCTAAggattttgaaaatgatgaataa